GAGGGGGAGCGCCTTCACGAGCGGCTGCATCACCGCGGGGAAGCGATCGGAGGAGAAGAAGATCCCCGAGAAGACGAACATCGGGAGCATGACGAGGTTCATCAGCCCGGAGACCGTCTCGATCTTGCGGGCGCGGGAGGCGACCAGGAGGCCCAGGCCCGAGAAGACGAACGCCCCGAGGACGGCGAGGAGCGCGATCAGCCAGAGCGATCCGCGGATCACGAGGCTGAAGACGAGCCAGCCGAAGACGAGCATGAGGACCAGCTCCAGGAAGACGAGCACCATCCGGCTCGCCATCATCGCGCCGAGGAAGTCGGTCCGGCGCATCGGGGTCGCGATCAGGCGCTTCATGAGCCGGCGCGATCGCATCTCGACGATGACGAAGCCCACCCCCCACATCCCGCCGCTCATGATGTTCATCCCGAGCAGCCCCGGGATCAGGAAGTCGATGTAGCGGGCGCCGGGCTCGGTGACCTGCGTCTCGCGGATCTCGACGGGATCGACGCGGCCGGCGGCGCGCTCGAGCGCGTCGTGGACCATCTGGCGCGCGAGGACGCTTTCGGGCTGCGTCGGGTCGTAGCGGTACTCGTACGACGCGCCGGGGACGACGACGATCGCGACCTTGCCGAGACGGAGCCTGTCGCCCGATTCGGCCTCGGCGATCCTCGCGACCTGGAACCCCTTCGCCTCGGGAAGGGCCTTCACGATCCCGTCGGCCCCCTCCGATTCCACGACGCCGACCACGACCTTGTCGGGAGGCTTGTTGCGGAAGGCGACGCCGAGGCCGATCGCCAGGAGGACCGGGAAGCCGAAGACCCAGAAGACGACCTCGGGCTCCCGGCCGAACTCCTTGAGCCGGGCGAGGAAGAGCTGGAGAAAGGGGTTGGGCCTACTCATCGCGCAGGTGCCTCCCGGTGAGGCTGACGAAGACGTCCTCGAGGCTGGCGTGCCGGGTCGTCAGCCGCGAGAGATCGTGGCCCAAGTCGGTCAGCCGCTTCAGGAGGGCGGGGATCGCGACGTGCGGCTCACCGACGGTGAGCTGAAACCCTCCCGCCTCCTCGCGCGCCGCGCTGACGGAGGGAAGGGTCATGAACGCGGAGGCTTCGGGCCGGGCCGCCCCTCCGTTCACCGCGAACTCCACGACGTGCTCGCCGCCGAGGGAGGCGATCAGCTCGGCGGGGGAGCCGAGGGCGATCACCTTCCCCTGATCGACCACCGCCACGCGATCGCTGAGCCTCTCGGCCTCGTCCATGTAGTGCGTCGTGAGCAGGATGGTCCGGCCGCGGCTCCGAAGGTCCCGGATGATCTCCCAGAGCTGGCGGCGCGACTGGGGGTCGAGGCCGGTCGTCGGCTCGTCGAGGAAGAGGAGAT
This portion of the Acidobacteriota bacterium genome encodes:
- a CDS encoding ABC transporter permease, whose protein sequence is MSRPNPFLQLFLARLKEFGREPEVVFWVFGFPVLLAIGLGVAFRNKPPDKVVVGVVESEGADGIVKALPEAKGFQVARIAEAESGDRLRLGKVAIVVVPGASYEYRYDPTQPESVLARQMVHDALERAAGRVDPVEIRETQVTEPGARYIDFLIPGLLGMNIMSGGMWGVGFVIVEMRSRRLMKRLIATPMRRTDFLGAMMASRMVLVFLELVLMLVFGWLVFSLVIRGSLWLIALLAVLGAFVFSGLGLLVASRARKIETVSGLMNLVMLPMFVFSGIFFSSDRFPAVMQPLVKALPLTALNDALRAAILEGADLPSQLGRIALMLAWGILSFAAALKLFRWT
- a CDS encoding ABC transporter ATP-binding protein; translated protein: MSLAIRCRDLRKTYDAKPPVEAVRGLDLEIPAGQCFGLLGPNGAGKTTTVEILEGILEPTAGEVEVLGLRWGKDDRELRQRIGVSLQETKLADKLTVEETVRLFGSFYRKGRPATEVMKEVGLLEKRKSWVVNLSGGQKQRLAVACALVGDPDLLFLDEPTTGLDPQSRRQLWEIIRDLRSRGRTILLTTHYMDEAERLSDRVAVVDQGKVIALGSPAELIASLGGEHVVEFAVNGGAARPEASAFMTLPSVSAAREEAGGFQLTVGEPHVAIPALLKRLTDLGHDLSRLTTRHASLEDVFVSLTGRHLRDE